caactagcttcaaaaatggactttttacaatattgtgaccttcttttgtatcgtgaacctccccacaatattgtgataattatcgtatcgtgaccttcatatcgtgatatcgtatcgtgatgtttggatattgtttcatcccttattattattattattattattattattattattattattattaggggcgacacggtagtcgagtggttagcacgtccacttcccagttctgaggtctccggttcgagtccaggctcggaccttcctgggtggagtttgcatgttctccccgtgcccgcgtgggtcttctccgggtactccggtctcctcccacattccaaagacatgcatggcaggttaattgggcgctccgaattgtccctaggtgtgcgtgtgagtgtggatggttgttcgtctctgtgtgccctgcgattggttggcaaccagtccagggtgtcccccgcctactgcccagagccagctgagataggcgccagcagcccccgcgacccttgtgaggaataagcggtcaagaaaatggatggatggattattattattcgtcTAACCACTATGCTTGATTGCCTGTGCATCATATCGTCACCGCAGAAGTCTGAAGTCCCTCCTGACTACGATAAGCACGACCCTGAGCAAAAGCAGATTTATCGCTTTGTGAGGACGCTGTTCAGCGCCGCGCAGCTCACGGCCGAGTGTGCCATCGTCACATTGGTGAGTCCACGCGCCATAAATGTGTCAGTGCTGATACCATTTTTGGATAGTGCGATTGTATTGATTATTTTTAAGATACTAATCATAATGTGTCCTCTTGTCCCACTTTTAATGGtatgtgaaaatgaaatgattcCATGATTGAGTAACAAAATTTGAAATACTGTACTACAATTTTTAggaaaataatatttatatgttatttatatttaaatccaTTATTTAATGTGAAACTAAAAAGTCAAAACGGCCTCATTTGTTGTGTAGAAAAGTGAAACATTACTAAATCTAAGGCTgttataaaagtaaaaaaaatatgtattatgtttctgtttttactttacatttattttcaataacaTTTTCACATgctattttgaacatttttctcAAATTCCTAAATCGAATTAAAATGCCAATGTACTTAATGTGACTTATTGCCAACTTTGTCATAGCACATGCGCCGAAAAAAGTGATTTGCCTCAATACACTTAATAAACTTGCTTCTTGCTGCACAGAAATtacacaatttattattattatttttttaaagtttgagataatgtaattaattaatcaaaactgaagttttttttcccccttccctcAAGTAACCcaaaactgtttttcttttgtggaaACGAGCTGCacatggctttaaaaaaaaaaaaaagaataaattaaaGACAACGTAATAATCAATATTTATCTTTGTCGAAAGGTGTACTTGGAAAGGCTCCTGACCTATGCTGAGATTGACATTTGTCCGGCCAACTGGAAGCGTATTGTTTTAGGAGCCATCCTTCTGGCATCCAAAGTTTGGGATGACCAGGCCGTGTGGAATGTAGACTACTGTCAAATTCTCAAGGATATCACTGTGGAGGACATGTGagttgaaatgaaaatatttcactTCATAATGTTATTGGAGTTTGTAGCACCGGGTTGTAGTTTGCGCGCATGAAGATGGAGATATTGGAGGAAGATGTGAAAAAAGCACATTCGACTAACCGACTCCTTGTATTGCAACAATTACGATATGGGTCAGGGATTATGGAGCCATCAATCACAATGCTAATTAGGGCCTGACTGATTTGCATTTTTTGTGGCCGATGCCAATAcggatttttggcagaaaaaaaataccgattaatctgcccattatttaaaaaaaaataaaataaaataaaaaatcattggaTGTTTGCGTCCTCAAATTGTGAGAAAAATATCTTTTGAATCCTTCAAATATCAACTTTAAATATAACTTTAAAGGACAATGACAAGTtaaaacaataagaaagtgaaataagaatcgaataaactaaaataattgcaactgaacccccccccccccccccccaaaaaaaaaaaaaacagaagaaatagtgtctgttcctgtgcgttttggcctcttgggggcagtgtggtgacgTGCATCCATGGTGGGCACACTTAAAgcgagtacagaagaaagttgtgattgaattctattaaaataacttgtttttcacacattgggaagaattttagttttagttttttcattagttttagttaactaaaataacctttaatggcatttttttttcgataccctcccttcttactttgaccatctccaaacattttggtttttattttatttgaactgagtcaaatgccatttttagcatatgtcgcgggccactggaaaaatggacggcgggccgcaaatggcccccgggccgtagtttgggcgCCCCTGCACTACACActgcaaaatggtgcattcagggtactttcacagcgtcagaAACGTCGGTTTTCTTCGCTAatgtttttaaggggaaaataaattgGCCATTTGTCCTATTTGGCCGAttattttggccgatgtttgaaggccaataatcggcggccgattaatcggtctaATACTAATTGCATAATAAACTGAACTGCACTATGTTGGTTGTTGGACAAGGGATATGAAAGCACCATGAGGAGAAGGAACACAATACTGTCGCGTGTTGCCACTGCTTGACCTCTAACCCCTCCTGTTTTTGTGCTCGTCTGCACCGTCAGTCCTGTAATCCACCCGATTGGGCAGTCTGCCCTTGAGATGAGCCTGCATGAGTGAGTGGAGCTTCAGATAGCACATAACAGTGACTGAACATTTCAGCGCAGATTTCCTTGGGAGATCCTTTTCCAAATCGGCAAAGGCCCAAATAGATGCAGACAACCAGATGCACCCTCACCTCACCAGAGTAACTGGATGATTGCCACCGTTGGAATTGTTAGGCAGCTGTGATTAAATTTAGCCCGTCTGTTGCTTGTATGTCTGTAAATAAATGTGGGTGGCAAGCAAAGTACCTGGAAAAATAGAACTGAAATGCACCtaacacaattttatttatttttttcccccgatcAAGGAACGAGCTGGAGCGTCAGTTCCTGGAGCTGCTGCAATTCAACATCAACGTGCCGTCCAGCGTCTACGCCAAGTATTACTTCGACCTGCGTTCCCTGGCTGAGGCCAACAACCTCAGCTTCCCTCTTGAGGCCCTCAGCAGAGACAAGGCGCAGAAACTTGAGGTGAGCGGTGGCCGCTCAGAAGGAAGAattatgaactcatttgctcccaataaggtGTAAACacgcttttttaaaaaatgttttaagtgtcccaaagacgtatttatacgttttttgttgttgttttttttatgctggagcatacagaaggctttgatgcagcctctcaactgcaaagaacggttgcagaaatgggagtcattacacaaacggccagcaggtggcagcagagcaacggagatcaaccagggccatgtagaaaaaagctaaattacttttaaatagatttgtgaaaactgatgaaacttatctctcttctaatgctaattgctgcaaaacagaaacagatagaaacatacttttttttttttttttctgatgaaagaagagactttaatctttctttttataggttccatgcttttatagcaataggacacaatattctgtgggccttgcaaaatcagtcaaaatccagtataacagccgggattgcttctgtgaaaatggctgggagtgaattagttaatatcgtgacatgacgacgacgatatattgtggcagttttaatattgcgatgtcacaatattgccgttatctttacatccctattaagtTGCATTAAAAAGCATTCAATTAGACTTGCTAATTTATGCAGAAACTATAATCAGTGTGTAAACTGCATTTTTCTCTCGTTTTTGACCTCCAGGCCATATCCAGGTTATGCGACGACAAATACAAGGACCTGAAGAAGCTAGCAAAGAAGCGTTCGGTGAGCGCAGACAACCTGACGGTGGTGCGGTGGTGCCCGGCCATCATTTCCTAACCACCTGTGGGACCGCTGTCCTGTGGGATACGTGGGTCTGTCTGTCTTGCCCGATgaggcacacaaacacaatctggCACTTTCACAAAGCAAAACTTGCACCTCTCGAGTTGTTGTAAATAACACAGCACTGAACCCGGAACTCGCGTGAGTGCAACAAAAAGGAAGAAGTGCAGTTAAGTTGAAATGCGACGTCGGAAGGGAAATGGGGACACGATAAAGTCATTTTAAACCTCTTCCTCTGTTTCTTAGCCTATTTTAAGAGCTCTTGGACTGTTTTAAATTCTCACATCTCTTCCAGTTTCCAGTGTTTTGTTGACATGAATTTCTGCTCATTCCCATTTCAATACTACACAACTATGTGTACATTCCATTCTGCATATCAGCACCTCTCTGATTtatgtcttttattttatttttttacaccgtGTTGATTTAGCTAACAGCCTTATAACCTGGCGTTCCTGCTTCGTGAGCCAACAGCGTCAAAGAAAAAACAGTGTTCAACTTCCATTTGGCGCTTTTGACAGGACTGGTGAACTTCTTTCGGAGTGGCTCGTTCCAACTGGAGACTTTCACTTCAAGCAATATTCGTCCTCATTGTTGCAATCAGGTAGAAGGACGCATGCGTACTTGAGGCGACTCTGGCATCCACGTCTCGGTCCGAGATGTACTTCAAAAGGTCACGTTGTACTTTATTCACTGCCATTGTCCTGACCTGTGGTGCCTGTAATAACCGACTTCGACTCCTTAACCACCGGTGAAATGAACAAGTAACtaacaaataactttttatccccACTACATTTTTGTACGGTTCTTCCTGCTTACCAAACAGCACAAGTGTTATTCAGAAGCTACTAAAAACGTGACACTTCAGGGTAGTTTTGTGTTCTGAAGACGAGCTGaatgatattaaatgtgatCGTTATCTAACACTGCTCACACGCAGATTGTATACGTTTTGCTAAGTTGTCTCTATATTGTACATAACGGTGCCAGTGTGCAACATCTGCGGTTGTACTGTTAGAATATTTATATTAGATCCGTTTCTACTGTACATGAGGTTGCCAGCAGTCATGTGACAAATCATTCAAAGATTATGAAGTATAAAGATTTAAAATGGGAGCTACCAAAaaccttttgtgttttttgttgcaaTGATTTTGTTGTTCCTTAGATGAAGAAGCTCAGTAGCTCACATTATTTGGATGACCACATCTGGAGAGGTGTCccaggcatgtcccaccggcgggaggccccggggacgacccacgctggagagactatgtctctcggctggcctgggaacgccttgggatggGGAGAGccaagtctgggtttccctcctaaagctgctccccccgtgacccgacctcggataagcggtagaagatgg
This genomic window from Festucalex cinctus isolate MCC-2025b chromosome 20, RoL_Fcin_1.0, whole genome shotgun sequence contains:
- the ccny gene encoding cyclin-Y isoform X3, with amino-acid sequence MGNTPSCCVASSPKHRRNNHSRLEPYRPEPELSREDTGCNLQHISDRENLDDLPMEYNPSDHPRASTIFLSKSQTDVAVHNKRVREKRKSLYINHHHSGPVRRKYSSCSTIFLDDSTVSQPNLKYTIKCVALAIFYHIRNREVDGRMLLDIFDEKLHPLSKSEVPPDYDKHDPEQKQIYRFVRTLFSAAQLTAECAIVTLVYLERLLTYAEIDICPANWKRIVLGAILLASKVWDDQAVWNVDYCQILKDITVEDMNELERQFLELLQFNINVPSSVYAKYYFDLRSLAEANNLSFPLEALSRDKAQKLEAISRLCDDKYKDLKKLAKKRSVSADNLTVVRWCPAIIS
- the ccny gene encoding cyclin-Y isoform X1; the encoded protein is MGNTPSCCVASSPKHRRNNHSRLEPYRPEPELSREDTGCNLQHISDRENLDDLPMEYNPSDHPRASTIFLSKSQTDVAVHNKRVREKRKSLYINHFTHISEDKHHSGPVRRKYSSCSTIFLDDSTVSQPNLKYTIKCVALAIFYHIRNREVDGRMLLDIFDEKLHPLSKSEVPPDYDKHDPEQKQIYRFVRTLFSAAQLTAECAIVTLVYLERLLTYAEIDICPANWKRIVLGAILLASKVWDDQAVWNVDYCQILKDITVEDMNELERQFLELLQFNINVPSSVYAKYYFDLRSLAEANNLSFPLEALSRDKAQKLEAISRLCDDKYKDLKKLAKKRSVSADNLTVVRWCPAIIS
- the ccny gene encoding cyclin-Y isoform X2, which encodes MGNTPSCCVASSPKHRRNNHSRLEPYRPEPELSREDTGCNLQHISDRENLDDLPMEYNPSDHPRASTIFLSKSQTDVREKRKSLYINHFTHISEDKHHSGPVRRKYSSCSTIFLDDSTVSQPNLKYTIKCVALAIFYHIRNREVDGRMLLDIFDEKLHPLSKSEVPPDYDKHDPEQKQIYRFVRTLFSAAQLTAECAIVTLVYLERLLTYAEIDICPANWKRIVLGAILLASKVWDDQAVWNVDYCQILKDITVEDMNELERQFLELLQFNINVPSSVYAKYYFDLRSLAEANNLSFPLEALSRDKAQKLEAISRLCDDKYKDLKKLAKKRSVSADNLTVVRWCPAIIS
- the ccny gene encoding cyclin-Y isoform X4 is translated as MGNTPSCCVASSPKHRRNNHSRLEPYRPEPELSREDTGCNLQHISDRENLDDLPMEYNPSDHPRASTIFLSKSQTDVREKRKSLYINHHHSGPVRRKYSSCSTIFLDDSTVSQPNLKYTIKCVALAIFYHIRNREVDGRMLLDIFDEKLHPLSKSEVPPDYDKHDPEQKQIYRFVRTLFSAAQLTAECAIVTLVYLERLLTYAEIDICPANWKRIVLGAILLASKVWDDQAVWNVDYCQILKDITVEDMNELERQFLELLQFNINVPSSVYAKYYFDLRSLAEANNLSFPLEALSRDKAQKLEAISRLCDDKYKDLKKLAKKRSVSADNLTVVRWCPAIIS